In Chlorobiota bacterium, the sequence GAAGCTGGATTGCCGGCATCGCGATTTGCGGAACAGCTTGCAGCGGTGAACGAGGAATGGGTTCATGCTCCATCCCTTGATTTGATGAAGCAAATGATCTGCGGCTGCCAGAAATGTCCGCTTGGCAAAACGCGGAACAAGCTGGTGTTCGGCACGGGGAACCCAAACGCCGATGTTGTGGTGATTGGCGAGGCACCCGGTGCCGACGAAGATGCTTCGGGGGAACCATTTGTTGGCGCGGCGGGGCAACTGCTTACCAAGATTCTGGCGGCGATCAACTTCAGCCGCGATGATGTCTATATCGCGAACATCATCAAAAGCCGCCCGCCGGGAAACCGCACGCCGGAGCGGACCGAGGTTGAGCAGTGCATCCCATACTTGTACAAGCAACTTGATTTAATCAAGCCCAAATTTATTCTGGCGGTGGGGCTTACCGCAGCCCTGTCGCTATTGAATCGGAAGGCCACGATGAAAGAATTGCGTGGCAGCGTTCATGACTATTTCGGTATCACTATGGTGGTGACGTATCACCCAGCGGCACTGCTTCGCAACCCACAGTGGAAACGCTCCACATGGGAAGATGTCCAGCTCCTGCGTCGGCTTTATGATGAATGGAAATCAACCGAAAACGACGCGAAGCAATAACCCCATTATTCTCAATGGCTACAACAGCTTATGCCCCAACCTTCTGCGGCAACGCAGGGGCTAACCGGGATAAGCTATTCGTGGATAAGGCTTGGTCGGCCCAAGGCCGTTGGCACGATCAAGTAAGGGATTCATAACCATTTTTCTGGAGACCATTATGGCCACAACTAAGAAAGCAGCAGCGAAACCTGCTGCGCCAGCGGCTGCTGCAAAACCAGCAGCCAAGAAAGCTGCTGCACCGGCGAAGAAAGCTGCTGCACCAGCAAAGGCAGCACCAGCCAAGAAAGCTGCTGCTCCGGCAAAGGCTGCGCCAGCCAAGAAAGCCGCTGCACCAGCGAAGAAGGCTGCTGCACCAGCAAAGGCAGCACCAGCCAAGAAAGCTGCTGCTCCGGCAAAGGCAGCACCAGCCAAGAAAGCTGCTGCACCGGCGAAGAAGGCTGCTGCACCAGCAAAGGCAGCGCCAGCCAAGAAAGCTGCTGCACCGGCGAAGAAGGCTGCTGCACCAGCCAAGAAAGCTGCGGCCCCAGCAAAGGCAGCACCAGCGAAGAAAGCCGCTGCAAAAAAAGGAACCGCTTCCGCTCGCCGTACCGACATCAAGTCAACGGGAATGGATGCGAAAGCTGCTGCCGCAGTAACAAAGAAAGCAGCACCAGCCAAGAAGGCTGCCGCACCAGCGAAAGCAGCTCCGGCGAAGAAGGCTGCTCCAGCAAAGGCAGCACCAGTGAAGAAAGCTGCGGCTCCGGCAAAGGCAGCACCAGCCAAGAAAGCTGCTGCACCAGCAAAGGCAGCACCAGCGAAGAAAGCTGCGGCTCCGGCAAAGGCAGCACCAGCCAAGAAAGCTGCTGCACCAGCAAAGGCAGCACCAGCAAAGAAGGCTGCGGCTCCGGCAAAGGCAGCACCAGCCAAGAAAGCTGCTGCACCAGCAAAGGCAGCACCAGCAAAGGCAGCACCAGCCAAGAAGGCTGCGGCCCCAGCCAAGAAAGCCGCTGCTCCGGCAGCCAAATCCGCAGCAAAGCCTGCTGCGAAGACGGCTACCAAGCCAGCCGCAAAACCAGCTGCAAAGAAGAAATAATCCCTATCGGCTGCGAAGCTGGTGGGAAAGTATCTTCAGCAGAAGACGTTGCCGGGGCGATTGCAATCGCCCCGGCTTTTTTTTACTCCACTCGGATTGTTGCGAACCCTCCATCTGCGTGCCGGGGCTTCCGCTGGCTGCTTGCTTTCAGAATCGAGCCAGCCGCTTCAACTTCCCTTTGGCGCGCCGCATTGCAAGGCGCAGGTTCCGGCTGCGCAACGCCAGTCGGTCGGTTAGCCGCAGCGTTATCAAGCCTTTGCGCACGTAGATGGTGTCGCTTCCATCCTTGTACCAAGCAACGTAGCCTTCGCGCTCCATCCAACTGGTGATGGAATCAAGAAATGGGTTGACGTAGTACTTGCCATGCGTTTCCACCGAGATCACTTTGGGCCTGCTAACCAGATGCTTCAGCACGTACCAATCGGCACCTTCGATATCAATGCTTAGCAGGTCAATCGTGCCATCGTCAATCCGCGAGAAGGTTCGGCACTGAACGGTGAAGCTGTTGTTCTCGGCAATGGTGTAGTTGTCGTTTTTCAGCGCGGGGCTGCTGCCAAGCGCGGCCACAAAGGTTGAGGATTTCGCACGGGCAAGGGTGATCTCACCATCGCTATCCCACACGGCGTAGGGGTAAATCCGAACGTCCGCCCGCCCCGCGAAATAGAGATGAATCTTCTCCACCACCTCCGGGTTTGCCTCCACCAAGGTGCCCCGTATCCCAAGCTGCAGAAACTCCAGGATGTTCGATGATTCCGGCAAATAGACCCCAACCTCGCAGGCGTGCTCAATCCCGATGCCGGCCCTTTGAATTCGCTTGAACAATTCTCGCATTCTTCCAACTCGCTCTCTGTTATGTGATTGCCCGATACCTGCCTATCAGGTTGGAAAAAGGGTGATGGCTCAATGAAGAATCCATCACCCTTCCGCCATGGTTTGCTTTCGATATTCCTGCCGTTCCGGGATTACCCGCGCGAACGCTCAACCAGCACCATCATCATCAAGCCAAGCAAGGATCGAAGCTCCTCCTCGGGGGTCATGTCGGCCAGTTTTTCGATGTTGAATTTCCCTTCGAAGAAAGCCGGTTGCTTCGTGATCCGAACCAGCTCGGTGCCATCGGTGCGGGAAAGAAGGTAGGATGGATGGAACAGATACCCGGTGAAGATCCCGATGATCGGAAGCTCACCCAACAACGCGTCGAAGAATTTCGCCCACGGATTCTCCTCCTTGATGCTCATCACCTCGGCGGTGCCATCGTTGATTTTGTAGGAGGCTTTCCAAAGTGACTTGCGCCCCTCGCGTTGGATAAAGCCAATGGCTGTTCCGTCGGCATTGGTGAAGTGATACTTGGCGGACCAATCGAACACGCGGTCGGCGTTGATTTTGTACAGCGGCTCGGTCATCGCTTCGTCGGCAAAAACCGTGACGGCTTCCTTCAGCTTGAAGGCTTTCTGTTTTACGAAGCAGACCAATGCTCCGGTCGCATCGGTAACGCTCATCTTCTGCGACAGCGCGACGATCTTGAACGAGAGTTTCAGCGGATAATTCATTGTGGCCTTGTCCTTACTGTTGTGCGTGTGTGTGCGTGCGTGGCGGTTGCCGAAGGGCGGTGCGTGCATGGCCCGTTCCAACAAACCGGCGGCCAAAATACAACAGGGAAGCCCAGCATTGGGGCTTCCCTGTTCCACAACTCTCAAAAAAAATCTGTTGAGCGATTACGCTGGCTGTGCCGGCATCATCTCCGCAAACGCGCTAACGTCCACCCCAAGCCCTGCGGCAACGCCCATCCCCAAGCCCACATCGGCGCGGAAGAAGTGGCACAGTTGGCGGTGGATAATCTGGTCGCGCTTCGGCCCTTCAATCCCGCTCATTGCCCCAACGATGTTGCTGATGGTGTTCCGCTGGTTCTGCTCATCCATCAGCCGGAACAGGTTCCCGGGTTGGGTGTAATGGTCGTCCTCGCCGGGCGCGTTGCGGTCGTACCAGTCGGCGATAAGGCCGTCAAGCTCCATCGGTGGCTCCTTGTAGCTTGGGTCAATGGTGATGTTGTCGAAGCTGTTCGGCCAGTAGTTCGGGCTTGCTCCGCCGTTTCCATCAACGCGCATGTAGCCGTCGCGCTCGTAGTTGTTGACGGCAAACGGGCAGCGGTTCACCGGAATCTGCTCGTAGTTGGTCCCCAGGCGGT encodes:
- a CDS encoding FkbM family methyltransferase, producing MRELFKRIQRAGIGIEHACEVGVYLPESSNILEFLQLGIRGTLVEANPEVVEKIHLYFAGRADVRIYPYAVWDSDGEITLARAKSSTFVAALGSSPALKNDNYTIAENNSFTVQCRTFSRIDDGTIDLLSIDIEGADWYVLKHLVSRPKVISVETHGKYYVNPFLDSITSWMEREGYVAWYKDGSDTIYVRKGLITLRLTDRLALRSRNLRLAMRRAKGKLKRLARF
- a CDS encoding uracil-DNA glycosylase yields the protein MKHQSLKEEVRQFAKQQDALFGDIIRGKRGQAVAEASGSAVQPEEAGLPASRFAEQLAAVNEEWVHAPSLDLMKQMICGCQKCPLGKTRNKLVFGTGNPNADVVVIGEAPGADEDASGEPFVGAAGQLLTKILAAINFSRDDVYIANIIKSRPPGNRTPERTEVEQCIPYLYKQLDLIKPKFILAVGLTAALSLLNRKATMKELRGSVHDYFGITMVVTYHPAALLRNPQWKRSTWEDVQLLRRLYDEWKSTENDAKQ